The Populus trichocarpa isolate Nisqually-1 chromosome 2, P.trichocarpa_v4.1, whole genome shotgun sequence genome has a window encoding:
- the LOC7461834 gene encoding transcription factor bHLH93: MEINGHDFLEELIALSRESWQPTPNYPSEMNELFSGSFNHGCFEEIPATLPQTSFCPEGLISSPLKQDFNNYYFNEVFCPFGDEFSAPQFTDEFSSAPQFTDSSYNTLDTPPFPVQDDTPMSMMEDEELGLLANDQQNLQMQGTCKVEPIQSPEVSAFNAGICPERKIRGKKMEGQPSKNLMAERRRRKRLNDRLSMLRSIVPKISKMDRTSILGDTIDYMKELLERINSLQQEIEVGSEELKMISIFKDTKPNEIVVRNSPKFEVERRNEDTRIDICCATKPGLLLSSVTTLETLGLEIQQCVISCFNDFTMQASCSEELEQRTLISSEHIKQALFKNAGYGGRCL, translated from the exons ATGGAAATTAATGGACATGATTTCTTAGAGGAGTTAATAGCTCTAAGTAGGGAATCTTGGCAACCCACTCCAAATTATCCATCAGAAATGAATGAGCTTTTCTCTGGTAGCTTTAACCATGGTTGCTTTGAAGAAATCCCAGCTACACTCCCACAAACTTCTTTCTGTCCTGAAGGATTAATTTCATCTCCTCTTAAACAAGACTTCAACAACTACTACTTTAATGAAGTCTTCTGCCCATTTGGTGATGAGTTCTCAGCACCACAGTTCACAGATGAGTTCTCTTCAGCCCCACAATTCACCGATTCTTCCTATAACACGCTTGACACACCACCATTTCCTGTTCAAGACGATACTCCAATGTCCATGATGGAAGATGAGGAGCTGGGTCTGCTTGCTAATGATCAACAGAATTTGCAGATGCAGGGTACTTGCAAAGTTGAGCCCATTCAGTCGCCGGAGGTGTCGGCTTTCAATGCTGGTATCTGTCCAGAAAGAAAGATTAGAGGCAAGAAGATGGAGGGGCAACCATCAAAGAACCTAATGGCCGAGAGAAGGCGAAGAAAGAGGTTAAATGACCGGCTTTCAATGCTAAGATCAATTGTTCCTAAAATCAGCAAG ATGGACAGAACATCAATACTTGGAGACACAATAGATTATATGAAGGAACTATTGGAGAGAATCAACAGCTTGCAACAAGAGATTGAAGTGGGTTCAGAGGAGTTGAAGATGATTAGCATTTTCAAGGACACAAAACCTAATGAAATTGTTGTGAGAAATTCACCGAAG TTTGAAGTGGAAAGAAGAAATGAGGATACAAGGATTGATATTTGCTGTGCAACAAAGCCAGGGTTATTGCTATCATCAGTAACAACATTAGAAACATTAGGCCTTGAGATTCAGCAGTGTGTGATTAGTTGTTTCAATGACTTTACAATGCAAGCTTCTTGCTCAGAG GAATTGGAGCAGAGAACACTAATAAGTTCTGAACACATAAAACAGGCCTTGTTTAAAAATGCAGGATATGGAGGGAGATGCCTGTAG
- the LOC7461835 gene encoding phosphoglycerate mutase-like protein 1 isoform X2 yields the protein MTLDTFTRTMQTAVGVFGGEGYTDGINAPPLMVENAGKSNHPAISCLHSPPFIAVELCREHLGVHPCDRRRSISEYRSIFPAIDFSLIESDEDILWRADIREKDEEVAARGQKFLKWLWTRKEKEIAVVSHSGFLYHTLSAFGNYCYPSVKSEICMHFANCELRSVVLVDRGMIGSDTAITNYPGKKPQGLDLPSDLAEEINPS from the exons ATGACACTGGATACTTTTACTAGGACTATGCAAACAGCAGTCGGAGTATTTGGTGGGGAAGGGTACACGGATGGTATAAATGCCCCTCCATTGATGGTGGAAAATGCAGGGAAAAGTAACCATCCTGCAATTTCATGTTTACACTCTCCTCCATTTATTGCAGTTGAGCTTTGTCGAGAACATTTG GGAGTTCATCCATGTGATAGGAGAAGAAGCATCAGTGAGTACCGGTCCATATTTCCAGCAATTGATTTTTCATTG ATTGAAAGTGATGAAGACATTTTGTGGAGGGCTGATATCAGAGAGAAGGATGAAGAAGTTGCAGCCAGGGGACAGAAGTTCTTGAAATG GTTGTGGACtcgaaaagagaaggagattgCAGTTGTTTCCCACAGTGGATTCTTATATCATACATTAAGTGCTTTTGGAAATTATTGTTATCCATCTGTGAAGAGTGAAATATGCATGCA CTTTGCGAATTGTGAGCTTCGTTCAGTGGTCCTTGTTGATAGAGG TATGATAGGATCAGATACAGCAATAACTAATTATCCTGGAAAAAAACCTCAAGGGCTTGACCTTCCAAGTGATTTGGCGGAAGAGATTAATCCGTCTTAA
- the LOC7461835 gene encoding phosphoglycerate mutase-like protein 1 isoform X1, giving the protein MSILYNTPLMPLPSPTLPLSLNNNLSFTAISFSISKPTRNLRPPLQRHPSSHPSSLPRCFSSLSEMDGTVGQCLYPLHRTKTIHLVRHAQGIHNVEGEKDHNAYMSEELFDAHLTPLGWRQVDNLRKHVYEFGINKKIELVIVSPLLRTMQTAVGVFGGEGYTDGINAPPLMVENAGKSNHPAISCLHSPPFIAVELCREHLGVHPCDRRRSISEYRSIFPAIDFSLIESDEDILWRADIREKDEEVAARGQKFLKWLWTRKEKEIAVVSHSGFLYHTLSAFGNYCYPSVKSEICMHFANCELRSVVLVDRGMIGSDTAITNYPGKKPQGLDLPSDLAEEINPS; this is encoded by the exons ATGTCCATTCTATATAACACCCCTCTAATGCCTTTGCCATCACCGACGCTGCCTCTTTCTTTGAACAACAATCTCTCATTTACTGCTATTTCCTTCTCCATTTCAAAGCCTACACGTAACCTAAGACCACCACTACAACGTCACCCCTCTTctcatccttcttctttaccACGTTGTTTCTCTTCTCTGTCAG AAATGGATGGCACAGTTGGTCAATGTCTTTACCCACTACACCGCACTAAAACAATTCACCTG GTTAGGCACGCACAAGGGATTCACAACGTAGAAGGAGAAAAGGACCATAATGCTTATATGTCTGAAGAACTCTTTGATGCGCACCTTACCCCTCTAGGCTGGCGGCAG GTTGATAATCTGCGCAAGCACGTTTATGAATTTGGGATCAATAAGAAGATTGAATTGGTCATTGTTTCCCCTTTGTTAAG GACTATGCAAACAGCAGTCGGAGTATTTGGTGGGGAAGGGTACACGGATGGTATAAATGCCCCTCCATTGATGGTGGAAAATGCAGGGAAAAGTAACCATCCTGCAATTTCATGTTTACACTCTCCTCCATTTATTGCAGTTGAGCTTTGTCGAGAACATTTG GGAGTTCATCCATGTGATAGGAGAAGAAGCATCAGTGAGTACCGGTCCATATTTCCAGCAATTGATTTTTCATTG ATTGAAAGTGATGAAGACATTTTGTGGAGGGCTGATATCAGAGAGAAGGATGAAGAAGTTGCAGCCAGGGGACAGAAGTTCTTGAAATG GTTGTGGACtcgaaaagagaaggagattgCAGTTGTTTCCCACAGTGGATTCTTATATCATACATTAAGTGCTTTTGGAAATTATTGTTATCCATCTGTGAAGAGTGAAATATGCATGCA CTTTGCGAATTGTGAGCTTCGTTCAGTGGTCCTTGTTGATAGAGG TATGATAGGATCAGATACAGCAATAACTAATTATCCTGGAAAAAAACCTCAAGGGCTTGACCTTCCAAGTGATTTGGCGGAAGAGATTAATCCGTCTTAA